GTGCCGTGACAGCCGCCATTTCCAACGCACTACTCAAGCTTGAAATCCGATGGCTCGACCTCCCAATATCATTCCCATGAGAAAGAACGTTCTTATTGCTTCTGCGCTGGTGGTTGTTTCGCTTCTCCCGTCCGGCGCGCCGCGCGCGGCGGAAAGCCCGAAGAAAGAAATCCGAGTCGGCTTTTCGCAGATCGGCGCGGAGAGCGGCTGGCGGACTGCGGAGACCGGGTCCATTCGTTCGGAGGCCGCCCGACGCGGCGTCAACCTCCGGTTCTCCGATGCGCAACAGAAACAGGAGAATCAGATCAAGGCGCTTCACGCGTTCATTGCGCAACGGGTGGACGCCATCATTCTTGCGCCGGTGGTCGAAACCGGCTGGGAGCCGGTCCTGAAACAGGCGAAAGCGGCGAAGATCCCGGTCGTTCTCGTGGATCGCGGTGTGCGCGTGTCGGACGATTCTCTTTTCGCCACGTTGATCGCGTCCGATTTCGTCGCGGAAGGGCGCATGGCGGGCGAGTGGCTGGCGAAGCAGTTGAACGGCAGGGGCAACATCGTCGAACTGCAGGGCACGCCGGGGGCGGCGCCTGCCATCGACCGCAAAAAGGGTTTCGAGGAGGCGCTGAAGAATCATCCGGACGTCAAAATCGTCAAATCCCAGACGGGGGAATTTACGCGCGCCAAGGGCAAGGAGGTGATGGAGGCATTCATCAAGGCAGCCCAGGGCAGCAACACGAAAATTGAC
This Candidatus Angelobacter sp. DNA region includes the following protein-coding sequences:
- a CDS encoding ABC transporter substrate-binding protein; the protein is MRKNVLIASALVVVSLLPSGAPRAAESPKKEIRVGFSQIGAESGWRTAETGSIRSEAARRGVNLRFSDAQQKQENQIKALHAFIAQRVDAIILAPVVETGWEPVLKQAKAAKIPVVLVDRGVRVSDDSLFATLIASDFVAEGRMAGEWLAKQLNGRGNIVELQGTPGAAPAIDRKKGFEEALKNHPDVKIVKSQTGEFTRAKGKEVMEAFIKAAQGSNTKIDAVYAHNDDMALGAIQAIEEAGLRPGKDVIVVSIDGIKPAFEAMVAGKLNCTVECNPLLGPAAFDAVEAVLAGKSLPKKTIVKDRIFDQSVAKDVIGTRRY